Proteins found in one Actinomycetota bacterium genomic segment:
- a CDS encoding phosphoribosyltransferase family protein gives MRFANRKQAGKLLAERLLKYKGDDAVIYALPRGGVILGAEIARQLSAPLELVITRKIGHPLQQEYAIAAISEKGQMVGNQQELSQVDKQWLKQEIEDQKQEAKRRRQIYLNSRPTLNPKSKIAIIVDDGIATGLTMRAAILELKELKPKKIVVAIPITPRSTAETLKKEADEVIALEIPSDYNYLGAVGDYYDEFYQITDKQVMDTLNDFR, from the coding sequence TTGAGGTTTGCTAACCGAAAACAGGCTGGAAAGCTTCTGGCAGAAAGGCTCCTGAAATACAAGGGGGATGATGCAGTAATATACGCCCTGCCCCGGGGAGGAGTAATACTGGGGGCAGAGATTGCCCGGCAGTTAAGCGCGCCCCTGGAGCTGGTTATAACCAGAAAGATTGGCCACCCACTGCAGCAGGAATATGCCATAGCTGCCATTAGCGAGAAGGGGCAGATGGTTGGCAATCAGCAGGAACTGAGCCAGGTTGACAAACAATGGCTAAAACAAGAGATCGAGGATCAAAAACAGGAAGCTAAAAGAAGGCGGCAGATATATCTTAACAGCAGGCCTACCCTGAACCCTAAATCTAAAATAGCCATAATTGTTGATGACGGCATCGCCACCGGACTTACCATGAGGGCTGCCATACTGGAGCTAAAAGAATTAAAACCAAAAAAAATCGTAGTGGCCATACCCATAACCCCCCGAAGTACAGCGGAAACCTTAAAAAAAGAAGCAGACGAGGTAATTGCCCTGGAAATACCCAGTGATTATAATTACCTGGGGGCGGTAGGGGATTATTATGATGAGTTTTACCAGATAACTGACAAGCAGGTAATGGACACCTTAAATGATTTCAGGTAA
- the nfi gene encoding deoxyribonuclease V (cleaves DNA at apurinic or apyrimidinic sites), producing the protein MAHSWDLDYKQARQLQQRLALKVIDKDCFGPVQTVAGIDVKCLPGSRVRGAVLIFSWPRLQLIEARTVVIKTSFPYIPGLLSFREGPVCLQCFELLDHRPDLLFFDGNGLMHPRGLGLASHLGLLLDLPAIGVAKTKLLGQYNMPGQQKGSYSQVEYRGKVVGAAVRTREKVKPVFVSAGHNISLNTAIKFTLAASKYRICEPTRQAHNWLAKYAEPEKW; encoded by the coding sequence ATGGCACATTCATGGGACCTAGATTACAAACAGGCCAGGCAGCTGCAGCAGCGTTTAGCCTTAAAAGTTATAGATAAGGATTGTTTTGGGCCGGTTCAAACTGTAGCCGGAATCGATGTAAAATGCCTGCCCGGCTCCCGGGTTAGGGGAGCAGTATTGATTTTTTCCTGGCCCCGGCTTCAACTGATAGAAGCCAGGACAGTGGTTATAAAAACCAGTTTCCCCTACATACCGGGGTTGCTTAGTTTCAGGGAAGGCCCGGTGTGCCTTCAGTGCTTTGAACTGCTTGATCACAGGCCTGACCTCTTATTTTTTGATGGTAACGGGCTGATGCATCCCCGGGGCCTGGGGCTGGCTTCACATCTGGGCTTGCTGCTGGACCTGCCGGCAATAGGAGTGGCTAAAACCAAACTGCTGGGCCAGTATAACATGCCCGGGCAACAAAAGGGCAGCTATAGCCAAGTGGAATACCGGGGTAAAGTGGTGGGGGCTGCAGTAAGAACCAGGGAAAAAGTTAAACCGGTATTTGTATCTGCAGGGCACAATATTAGCCTCAATACTGCCATTAAGTTTACCTTGGCAGCAAGTAAGTACAGGATTTGCGAGCCTACCAGGCAGGCTCATAACTGGCTGGCCAAATATGCTGAACCAGAAAAATGGTAA